A single Danio rerio strain Tuebingen ecotype United States chromosome 17, GRCz12tu, whole genome shotgun sequence DNA region contains:
- the lgals8b gene encoding galectin-8 isoform X2, producing the protein MSVANTKRTILNPTVPFTEIIPNGLHTGEMIIIQGCVQNNADRFQFDLTCGCSTKPRADVAFHFNPRFSSSPRIVCNFLHHENWGKEENVDLMPFKQGASFETIIMVLCDVFKAIFSNSSDLSIPYKGSLLRGVIPGQQITIKGHISLFPHSFTVNLRCGQSNNIALHIYSHIKSGKLIRNSLLSQSWGPEERELPYFPFSAGNYFEIIILCQLHQFKIAVNGSHLLDYNHRVQDLSSIDQLEILGDMELQHVQLW; encoded by the exons ATGTCAGTGGCAAATACAAAACGGACTATTCTCAATCCG ACAGTCCCTTTCACTGAGATTATACCAAATGGTCTTCACACAGGAGAGATGATTATTATACAGGGGTGTGTTCAAAATAATGCTGACAG GTTTCAGTTTGATTTGACATGTGGCTGCAGTACAAAGCCACGGGCGGATGTGGCATTTCACTTTAATCCACGATTCAGCAGTTCTCCACGTATCGTGTGTAACTTCTTGCATCATGAAAATTGGGGAAAAGAAGAAAACGTGGACCTCATGCCATTTAAACAAGGAGCGTCATTTGAGACGATCATCATGGTACTTTGCGATGTTTTCAAA GCAATATTTTCCAACTCAAGTGACCTA AGCATACCCTACAAGGGAAGTTTACTTAGAGGAGTCATTCCTGGACAACAAATAACAATCAAAGGGCATATCAGCTTATTCCCTCACAG TTTTACAGTTAATCTGCGGTGCGGCCAATCAAACAACATTGCTCTGCACATTTACTCACACATCAAATCTGGCAAGCTTATCAGGAACTCTCTTCTCAGCCAGTCATGGGGTCCAGAGGAACGTGAACTGCCGTACTTTCCCTTTTCAGCTGGAAACTACTTTGAG ATAATCATCCTATGTCAGCTTCATCAGTTTAAGATAGCAGTTAATGGATCCCATCTCCTGGATTACAACCACAGAGTGCAGGACTTAAGCTCCATTGATCAACTGGAGATTCTGGGTGACATGGAACTGCAACATGTTCAGTTGTGGTGA
- the lgals8b gene encoding galectin-8 isoform X3 produces the protein MPFKQGASFETIIMVLCDVFKVAVNGVHILEYKHRIPLEMVNTFSVSGNVEVHAIGFIPDSAIFSNSSDLSIPYKGSLLRGVIPGQQITIKGHISLFPHSFTVNLRCGQSNNIALHIYSHIKSGKLIRNSLLSQSWGPEERELPYFPFSAGNYFEIIILCQLHQFKIAVNGSHLLDYNHRVQDLSSIDQLEILGDMELQHVQLW, from the exons ATGCCATTTAAACAAGGAGCGTCATTTGAGACGATCATCATGGTACTTTGCGATGTTTTCAAA GTAGCAGTAAATGGTGTTCATATTTTGGAATATAAACACAGGATTCCTCTTGAGATGGTTAACACGTTTTCAGTATCTGGAAACGTAGAAGTGCATGCCATTGGCTTTATCCCTGACTCA GCAATATTTTCCAACTCAAGTGACCTA AGCATACCCTACAAGGGAAGTTTACTTAGAGGAGTCATTCCTGGACAACAAATAACAATCAAAGGGCATATCAGCTTATTCCCTCACAG TTTTACAGTTAATCTGCGGTGCGGCCAATCAAACAACATTGCTCTGCACATTTACTCACACATCAAATCTGGCAAGCTTATCAGGAACTCTCTTCTCAGCCAGTCATGGGGTCCAGAGGAACGTGAACTGCCGTACTTTCCCTTTTCAGCTGGAAACTACTTTGAG ATAATCATCCTATGTCAGCTTCATCAGTTTAAGATAGCAGTTAATGGATCCCATCTCCTGGATTACAACCACAGAGTGCAGGACTTAAGCTCCATTGATCAACTGGAGATTCTGGGTGACATGGAACTGCAACATGTTCAGTTGTGGTGA
- the lgals8b gene encoding galectin-8 isoform X1, which produces MSVANTKRTILNPTVPFTEIIPNGLHTGEMIIIQGCVQNNADRFQFDLTCGCSTKPRADVAFHFNPRFSSSPRIVCNFLHHENWGKEENVDLMPFKQGASFETIIMVLCDVFKVAVNGVHILEYKHRIPLEMVNTFSVSGNVEVHAIGFIPDSAIFSNSSDLSIPYKGSLLRGVIPGQQITIKGHISLFPHSFTVNLRCGQSNNIALHIYSHIKSGKLIRNSLLSQSWGPEERELPYFPFSAGNYFEIIILCQLHQFKIAVNGSHLLDYNHRVQDLSSIDQLEILGDMELQHVQLW; this is translated from the exons ATGTCAGTGGCAAATACAAAACGGACTATTCTCAATCCG ACAGTCCCTTTCACTGAGATTATACCAAATGGTCTTCACACAGGAGAGATGATTATTATACAGGGGTGTGTTCAAAATAATGCTGACAG GTTTCAGTTTGATTTGACATGTGGCTGCAGTACAAAGCCACGGGCGGATGTGGCATTTCACTTTAATCCACGATTCAGCAGTTCTCCACGTATCGTGTGTAACTTCTTGCATCATGAAAATTGGGGAAAAGAAGAAAACGTGGACCTCATGCCATTTAAACAAGGAGCGTCATTTGAGACGATCATCATGGTACTTTGCGATGTTTTCAAA GTAGCAGTAAATGGTGTTCATATTTTGGAATATAAACACAGGATTCCTCTTGAGATGGTTAACACGTTTTCAGTATCTGGAAACGTAGAAGTGCATGCCATTGGCTTTATCCCTGACTCA GCAATATTTTCCAACTCAAGTGACCTA AGCATACCCTACAAGGGAAGTTTACTTAGAGGAGTCATTCCTGGACAACAAATAACAATCAAAGGGCATATCAGCTTATTCCCTCACAG TTTTACAGTTAATCTGCGGTGCGGCCAATCAAACAACATTGCTCTGCACATTTACTCACACATCAAATCTGGCAAGCTTATCAGGAACTCTCTTCTCAGCCAGTCATGGGGTCCAGAGGAACGTGAACTGCCGTACTTTCCCTTTTCAGCTGGAAACTACTTTGAG ATAATCATCCTATGTCAGCTTCATCAGTTTAAGATAGCAGTTAATGGATCCCATCTCCTGGATTACAACCACAGAGTGCAGGACTTAAGCTCCATTGATCAACTGGAGATTCTGGGTGACATGGAACTGCAACATGTTCAGTTGTGGTGA